A stretch of Planococcus citri chromosome 5, ihPlaCitr1.1, whole genome shotgun sequence DNA encodes these proteins:
- the Eps-15 gene encoding epidermal growth factor receptor substrate 15-like 1 isoform X3 — translation MGTLPTEMVAGKYYSIYDAYYKQVDPTNKGSVGAMDAAKFLKTSGLSDMILSKIWDLADSNGKGFLTRSGFFVALKLVALVQAGKEPTTGNLSLDVAPPQMGDKVQPPAKVSASPTLGESEWAMKPTEKMKYDQLFDSLNPANGYIPGSKVKGLLMDSKLPVDTLGKIWDLADMDKDGALDRHEFSVAMHLVYKALEKYAIPSCLPPELLPAGKKKDSISLPGAIPVLPAVPAMPAVPNGVDPLLKSVTPPLVPPPAPAPSKPPLIPGPTPPPLIPPVSATPPLIAPLSSSSPIPPIPAAVPIKPLTPPVQNAPGLPVSAAFPVDNFSAPVEEPWVISKEEKVKYDTLFEQADLDRDGFVSGHEIKDVFLKSGVAQPVLAHIWGLCDTAEQGKLNNEQFALALWLISRKLKGIDPPAKLTPEMIPPSMRKPSETQASNDPAVFTSQEVTRLSKEIETLVKEKLALETDITQREADIKIKAGEVKSLQGELDALVATLKQLENQKGEAFKRINDLKTQVDKLRHQAEEQEKTLKQQESELNKKKQELDNLKKDESNLRKQRDNLKEEIAQITKSSGETDELIVEIKEKLIELEDVQKQLQDAIAHLDNVLETKNLTSLSEVYLHVEPKFRNESYSSMFSKIFKITGRDATDPFADMQEPDETDFSKTDAFAKDPFAGDPFAAKDSFQSNPSSNTGFSSDPFASFGSGSKKPDPFAATNPPAAAQANDQDAFGCDPFAILHAPTKAGSNLPSPAAPRSESPSPALPPKKSKQPPPRPAPPRPAPLTLPSGFDADFADFSGFTRKQQVSTGFNSSTSTLKSDHSTTASSKDPFRDYRYDDPFEIADTSDEWAVPRGASAPTFIDLKNAFDPFVSLSNSSTPAPVPANGFSKSSTPISSPLPPEDQQIAWATAESVKAEKERRKKAAEQEKADYKLALKLSKQENKKRSFRSKILS, via the exons ATGGGGACGTTGCCTacagaaatg GTTGCGGGGAAGTACTACTCTATTTACGATGCTTATTATAAACAA GTCGATCCAACAAATAAGGGCAGTGTTGGTGCCATGGATGCGGCCAAGTTCTTGAAAACTTCCGGTCTATCTGACATGATCCTTAGCAAA ATATGGGATTTGGCCGATTCGAATGGTAAAGGATTCCTCACCAGGTCCGGCTTCTTCGTTGCTTTGAAATTGGTCGCATTAGTTCAAGCTGGTAAAGAACCAACGACCGGTAACTTATCTTTGGATGTGGCACCTCCTCAAATG GGCGATAAAGTACAACCACCTGCGAAAGTCTCCGCGTCGCCGACTTTGGGCGAAAGTGAATGGGCTATGAAACCTACAGAGAAGATGAAATATGATCAGTTATTCGATTCGTTGAATCCGGCTAATGGATATATACCTGGGAGCAAA GTTAAAGGTTTATTAATGGATTCCAAGTTACCAGTAGACACGTTAGGAAAAATATGGGATTTGGCTGATATGGATAAAGATGGTGCTTTAGACAGACACGAATTCTCTGTG GCAATGCATTTGGTTTACAAAGCGCTAGAAAAATACGCAATACCCAGCTGCCTACCTCCAGAACTGCTGCCTGCGGGCAAGAAAAAAGACTCGATTAGCCTACCAGGTGCCATACCAGTACTGCCAGCAGTTCCTGCGATGCCTGCTGTACCGAACGGCGTCGATCCTCTGCTTAAATCCGTTACACCTCCTCTTGTACCTCCTCCAGCTCCTGCGCCTTCGAAACCGCCTCTAATCCCAGGTCCTACGCCACCGCCGCTTATACCGCCTGTTTCTGCTACGCCGCCTTTAATCGCGCCTTTATCATCGTCATCACCAATACCTCCTATTCCAGCAGCGGTGCCGATCAAACCGTTGACTCCGCCTGTGCAAAATGCTCCTGGCCTACCGGTCTCTGCTGCTTTTCCGGTCGAT AATTTTAGTGCACCTGTCGAAGAACCTTGGGTAATCAGTAAAGAAGAAAAGGTGAAATACGACACGTTATTCGAGCAAGCGGATCTGGATCGCGATGGATTCGTCTCCGGTCACGAGATCAAAGACGTGTTTCTCAAATCAGGCGTAGCTCAGCCGGTTCTAGCGCATATTTGGGGCTTGTGCGATACCGCCGAACAAGGTAAACTGAACAACGAGCAATTCGCGTTGGCGTTATGGCTCATCAGTCGCAAACTCAAAGGAATCGATCCTCCTGCTAAACTGACTCCCGAAATGATACCTCCATCTATGCGAAAACCATCCGAAACACAGGCTTCGAAC GATCCAGCGGTATTCACCAGTCAGGAAGTTACCCGATTATCCAAAGAAATCGAAACCTTAGTCAAAGAGAAATTAGCCCTCGAGACTGATATCACACAACGCGAGGCTGACATCAAAATTAAAGCTGGCGAAGTTAAAAGTCTCCAGGGTGAACTGGACGCACTGGTTGCAACACTCAAACAGCTAGAAAATCAAAAAGGAGAAGCGTTTAAACGTATTAATGATCTCAAAACACAG GTTGATAAACTAAGACACCAAGCCGAAGAAcaagaaaaaacattaaaacaacAAGAATCCgaattaaataaaaagaaacaagaattagataacttgaaaaaagatgaatccAATCTAAGAAAGCAACGAGATAATTTGAAAGAAGAAATAGCCCAGATTACCAAATCATCCGGAGAAACGGATGAATTAATTGTAGAA ATTAAAGAGAAACTAATCGAGCTTGAAGACGTACAAAAACAACTCCAGGATGCCATCGCACACTTGGACAACGTGCTAGAAACTAAAAACCTCACTTCTTTGTCTGAGGTTTACCTTCATGTCGAACCGAAATTCAGAAACGAATCGTATTCCAGCAtgtttagtaaaattttcaaa ATCACCGGGAGGGACGCTACAGATCCTTTTGCTGATATGCAAGAACCTGATGAGACAGATTTTTCAAAGACTGATGCGTTCGCAAAAG aTCCATTTGCTGGAGATCCATTCGCTGCTAAAGATTCTTTCCAATCTAATCCCTCGAGTAAT acTGGATTTTCTTCAGATCCATTCGCTTCTTTCGGTTCAGGAAGCA aaaaaccTGATCCATTTGCAGCCACAAATCCACCAGCTGCTGCTCAG GCTAACGATCAAGATGCATTTGGATGCGATCCATTTGCCATACTTCACGCTCCAACAAAAGCTGGCAGTAACTTACCTAGTCCGGCTGCTCCACGTTCGGAAAGCCCGAGCCCAGCTCTGCCGCCAAAGAAAAGTAAACAGCCTCCTCCTAGACCAGCTCCTCCTCGGCCGGCTCCATTAACCTTACCTTCTGGTTTCGATGCTGATTTCGCAGATTTCTCTGGTTTCACTCGTAAA CAGCAGGTTTCGACAGGTTTCAATAGTTCGACATCGACGTTAAAATCGGATCATTCGACAACGGCCTCCTCCAAGGATCCTTTCCGCGATTACCGATACGATGACCCGTTCGAAATAGCCGATACTAGCGACGAGTGGGCTGTACCCAGAGGAGCATCGGCGCCTACTTTTATCGACTTGAAAAACGCATTCGATCCGTTCGTCTCGCTATCGAATAGCTCGACCCCGGCTCCGGTACCGGCCAACGGCTTCTCCAAGTCATCGACACCGATCAGCAGTCCATTGCCGCCGGAAGATCAACAGATCGCTTGGGCCACCGCTGAAAGCGTCAAGGCGGAGAAAGAACGACGCAAGAAGGCCGCCGAACAAGAGAAAGCTGATTATAAACTTGCTCTGAAGTTGAGTAAACAAGAGAATAAGAAGAGGAGCTTTAGGTCGAAAATATTGTCTTGA
- the Eps-15 gene encoding epidermal growth factor receptor substrate 15-like 1 isoform X4 — protein sequence MGTLPTEMVAGKYYSIYDAYYKQVDPTNKGSVGAMDAAKFLKTSGLSDMILSKIWDLADSNGKGFLTRSGFFVALKLVALVQAGKEPTTGNLSLDVAPPQMGDKVQPPAKVSASPTLGESEWAMKPTEKMKYDQLFDSLNPANGYIPGSKVKGLLMDSKLPVDTLGKIWDLADMDKDGALDRHEFSVAMHLVYKALEKYAIPSCLPPELLPAGKKKDSISLPGAIPVLPAVPAMPAVPNGVDPLLKSVTPPLVPPPAPAPSKPPLIPGPTPPPLIPPVSATPPLIAPLSSSSPIPPIPAAVPIKPLTPPVQNAPGLPVSAAFPVDNFSAPVEEPWVISKEEKVKYDTLFEQADLDRDGFVSGHEIKDVFLKSGVAQPVLAHIWGLCDTAEQGKLNNEQFALALWLISRKLKGIDPPAKLTPEMIPPSMRKPSETQASNDPAVFTSQEVTRLSKEIETLVKEKLALETDITQREADIKIKAGEVKSLQGELDALVATLKQLENQKGEAFKRINDLKTQTAELESKIDDTKSELELEQIEVDKLRHQAEEQEKTLKQQESELNKKKQELDNLKKDESNLRKQRDNLKEEIAQITKSSGETDELIVEIKEKLIELEDVQKQLQDAIAHLDNVLETKNLTSLSEVYLHVEPKFRNESYSSMFSKIFKITGRDATDPFADMQEPDETDFSKTDAFAKDPFAGDPFAAKDSFQSNPSSNTGFSSDPFASFGSGSKKPDPFAATNPPAAAQANDQDAFGCDPFAILHAPTKAGSNLPSPAAPRSESPSPALPPKKSKQPPPRPAPPRPAPLTLPSGFDADFADFSGFTRKK from the exons ATGGGGACGTTGCCTacagaaatg GTTGCGGGGAAGTACTACTCTATTTACGATGCTTATTATAAACAA GTCGATCCAACAAATAAGGGCAGTGTTGGTGCCATGGATGCGGCCAAGTTCTTGAAAACTTCCGGTCTATCTGACATGATCCTTAGCAAA ATATGGGATTTGGCCGATTCGAATGGTAAAGGATTCCTCACCAGGTCCGGCTTCTTCGTTGCTTTGAAATTGGTCGCATTAGTTCAAGCTGGTAAAGAACCAACGACCGGTAACTTATCTTTGGATGTGGCACCTCCTCAAATG GGCGATAAAGTACAACCACCTGCGAAAGTCTCCGCGTCGCCGACTTTGGGCGAAAGTGAATGGGCTATGAAACCTACAGAGAAGATGAAATATGATCAGTTATTCGATTCGTTGAATCCGGCTAATGGATATATACCTGGGAGCAAA GTTAAAGGTTTATTAATGGATTCCAAGTTACCAGTAGACACGTTAGGAAAAATATGGGATTTGGCTGATATGGATAAAGATGGTGCTTTAGACAGACACGAATTCTCTGTG GCAATGCATTTGGTTTACAAAGCGCTAGAAAAATACGCAATACCCAGCTGCCTACCTCCAGAACTGCTGCCTGCGGGCAAGAAAAAAGACTCGATTAGCCTACCAGGTGCCATACCAGTACTGCCAGCAGTTCCTGCGATGCCTGCTGTACCGAACGGCGTCGATCCTCTGCTTAAATCCGTTACACCTCCTCTTGTACCTCCTCCAGCTCCTGCGCCTTCGAAACCGCCTCTAATCCCAGGTCCTACGCCACCGCCGCTTATACCGCCTGTTTCTGCTACGCCGCCTTTAATCGCGCCTTTATCATCGTCATCACCAATACCTCCTATTCCAGCAGCGGTGCCGATCAAACCGTTGACTCCGCCTGTGCAAAATGCTCCTGGCCTACCGGTCTCTGCTGCTTTTCCGGTCGAT AATTTTAGTGCACCTGTCGAAGAACCTTGGGTAATCAGTAAAGAAGAAAAGGTGAAATACGACACGTTATTCGAGCAAGCGGATCTGGATCGCGATGGATTCGTCTCCGGTCACGAGATCAAAGACGTGTTTCTCAAATCAGGCGTAGCTCAGCCGGTTCTAGCGCATATTTGGGGCTTGTGCGATACCGCCGAACAAGGTAAACTGAACAACGAGCAATTCGCGTTGGCGTTATGGCTCATCAGTCGCAAACTCAAAGGAATCGATCCTCCTGCTAAACTGACTCCCGAAATGATACCTCCATCTATGCGAAAACCATCCGAAACACAGGCTTCGAAC GATCCAGCGGTATTCACCAGTCAGGAAGTTACCCGATTATCCAAAGAAATCGAAACCTTAGTCAAAGAGAAATTAGCCCTCGAGACTGATATCACACAACGCGAGGCTGACATCAAAATTAAAGCTGGCGAAGTTAAAAGTCTCCAGGGTGAACTGGACGCACTGGTTGCAACACTCAAACAGCTAGAAAATCAAAAAGGAGAAGCGTTTAAACGTATTAATGATCTCAAAACACAG ACTGCTGAATTAGAAAGTAAAATAGATGATACCAAAAGCGAATTGGAATTAGAACAAATCGAG GTTGATAAACTAAGACACCAAGCCGAAGAAcaagaaaaaacattaaaacaacAAGAATCCgaattaaataaaaagaaacaagaattagataacttgaaaaaagatgaatccAATCTAAGAAAGCAACGAGATAATTTGAAAGAAGAAATAGCCCAGATTACCAAATCATCCGGAGAAACGGATGAATTAATTGTAGAA ATTAAAGAGAAACTAATCGAGCTTGAAGACGTACAAAAACAACTCCAGGATGCCATCGCACACTTGGACAACGTGCTAGAAACTAAAAACCTCACTTCTTTGTCTGAGGTTTACCTTCATGTCGAACCGAAATTCAGAAACGAATCGTATTCCAGCAtgtttagtaaaattttcaaa ATCACCGGGAGGGACGCTACAGATCCTTTTGCTGATATGCAAGAACCTGATGAGACAGATTTTTCAAAGACTGATGCGTTCGCAAAAG aTCCATTTGCTGGAGATCCATTCGCTGCTAAAGATTCTTTCCAATCTAATCCCTCGAGTAAT acTGGATTTTCTTCAGATCCATTCGCTTCTTTCGGTTCAGGAAGCA aaaaaccTGATCCATTTGCAGCCACAAATCCACCAGCTGCTGCTCAG GCTAACGATCAAGATGCATTTGGATGCGATCCATTTGCCATACTTCACGCTCCAACAAAAGCTGGCAGTAACTTACCTAGTCCGGCTGCTCCACGTTCGGAAAGCCCGAGCCCAGCTCTGCCGCCAAAGAAAAGTAAACAGCCTCCTCCTAGACCAGCTCCTCCTCGGCCGGCTCCATTAACCTTACCTTCTGGTTTCGATGCTGATTTCGCAGATTTCTCTGGTTTCACTCGTAAA AAGTAG
- the Eps-15 gene encoding epidermal growth factor receptor substrate 15-like 1 isoform X1: MGTLPTEMVAGKYYSIYDAYYKQVDPTNKGSVGAMDAAKFLKTSGLSDMILSKIWDLADSNGKGFLTRSGFFVALKLVALVQAGKEPTTGNLSLDVAPPQMGDKVQPPAKVSASPTLGESEWAMKPTEKMKYDQLFDSLNPANGYIPGSKVKGLLMDSKLPVDTLGKIWDLADMDKDGALDRHEFSVAMHLVYKALEKYAIPSCLPPELLPAGKKKDSISLPGAIPVLPAVPAMPAVPNGVDPLLKSVTPPLVPPPAPAPSKPPLIPGPTPPPLIPPVSATPPLIAPLSSSSPIPPIPAAVPIKPLTPPVQNAPGLPVSAAFPVDNFSAPVEEPWVISKEEKVKYDTLFEQADLDRDGFVSGHEIKDVFLKSGVAQPVLAHIWGLCDTAEQGKLNNEQFALALWLISRKLKGIDPPAKLTPEMIPPSMRKPSETQASNDPAVFTSQEVTRLSKEIETLVKEKLALETDITQREADIKIKAGEVKSLQGELDALVATLKQLENQKGEAFKRINDLKTQTAELESKIDDTKSELELEQIEVDKLRHQAEEQEKTLKQQESELNKKKQELDNLKKDESNLRKQRDNLKEEIAQITKSSGETDELIVEIKEKLIELEDVQKQLQDAIAHLDNVLETKNLTSLSEVYLHVEPKFRNESYSSMFSKIFKITGRDATDPFADMQEPDETDFSKTDAFAKDPFAGDPFAAKDSFQSNPSSNTGFSSDPFASFGSGSKKPDPFAATNPPAAAQANDQDAFGCDPFAILHAPTKAGSNLPSPAAPRSESPSPALPPKKSKQPPPRPAPPRPAPLTLPSGFDADFADFSGFTRKQQVSTGFNSSTSTLKSDHSTTASSKDPFRDYRYDDPFEIADTSDEWAVPRGASAPTFIDLKNAFDPFVSLSNSSTPAPVPANGFSKSSTPISSPLPPEDQQIAWATAESVKAEKERRKKAAEQEKADYKLALKLSKQENKKRSFRSKILS, encoded by the exons ATGGGGACGTTGCCTacagaaatg GTTGCGGGGAAGTACTACTCTATTTACGATGCTTATTATAAACAA GTCGATCCAACAAATAAGGGCAGTGTTGGTGCCATGGATGCGGCCAAGTTCTTGAAAACTTCCGGTCTATCTGACATGATCCTTAGCAAA ATATGGGATTTGGCCGATTCGAATGGTAAAGGATTCCTCACCAGGTCCGGCTTCTTCGTTGCTTTGAAATTGGTCGCATTAGTTCAAGCTGGTAAAGAACCAACGACCGGTAACTTATCTTTGGATGTGGCACCTCCTCAAATG GGCGATAAAGTACAACCACCTGCGAAAGTCTCCGCGTCGCCGACTTTGGGCGAAAGTGAATGGGCTATGAAACCTACAGAGAAGATGAAATATGATCAGTTATTCGATTCGTTGAATCCGGCTAATGGATATATACCTGGGAGCAAA GTTAAAGGTTTATTAATGGATTCCAAGTTACCAGTAGACACGTTAGGAAAAATATGGGATTTGGCTGATATGGATAAAGATGGTGCTTTAGACAGACACGAATTCTCTGTG GCAATGCATTTGGTTTACAAAGCGCTAGAAAAATACGCAATACCCAGCTGCCTACCTCCAGAACTGCTGCCTGCGGGCAAGAAAAAAGACTCGATTAGCCTACCAGGTGCCATACCAGTACTGCCAGCAGTTCCTGCGATGCCTGCTGTACCGAACGGCGTCGATCCTCTGCTTAAATCCGTTACACCTCCTCTTGTACCTCCTCCAGCTCCTGCGCCTTCGAAACCGCCTCTAATCCCAGGTCCTACGCCACCGCCGCTTATACCGCCTGTTTCTGCTACGCCGCCTTTAATCGCGCCTTTATCATCGTCATCACCAATACCTCCTATTCCAGCAGCGGTGCCGATCAAACCGTTGACTCCGCCTGTGCAAAATGCTCCTGGCCTACCGGTCTCTGCTGCTTTTCCGGTCGAT AATTTTAGTGCACCTGTCGAAGAACCTTGGGTAATCAGTAAAGAAGAAAAGGTGAAATACGACACGTTATTCGAGCAAGCGGATCTGGATCGCGATGGATTCGTCTCCGGTCACGAGATCAAAGACGTGTTTCTCAAATCAGGCGTAGCTCAGCCGGTTCTAGCGCATATTTGGGGCTTGTGCGATACCGCCGAACAAGGTAAACTGAACAACGAGCAATTCGCGTTGGCGTTATGGCTCATCAGTCGCAAACTCAAAGGAATCGATCCTCCTGCTAAACTGACTCCCGAAATGATACCTCCATCTATGCGAAAACCATCCGAAACACAGGCTTCGAAC GATCCAGCGGTATTCACCAGTCAGGAAGTTACCCGATTATCCAAAGAAATCGAAACCTTAGTCAAAGAGAAATTAGCCCTCGAGACTGATATCACACAACGCGAGGCTGACATCAAAATTAAAGCTGGCGAAGTTAAAAGTCTCCAGGGTGAACTGGACGCACTGGTTGCAACACTCAAACAGCTAGAAAATCAAAAAGGAGAAGCGTTTAAACGTATTAATGATCTCAAAACACAG ACTGCTGAATTAGAAAGTAAAATAGATGATACCAAAAGCGAATTGGAATTAGAACAAATCGAG GTTGATAAACTAAGACACCAAGCCGAAGAAcaagaaaaaacattaaaacaacAAGAATCCgaattaaataaaaagaaacaagaattagataacttgaaaaaagatgaatccAATCTAAGAAAGCAACGAGATAATTTGAAAGAAGAAATAGCCCAGATTACCAAATCATCCGGAGAAACGGATGAATTAATTGTAGAA ATTAAAGAGAAACTAATCGAGCTTGAAGACGTACAAAAACAACTCCAGGATGCCATCGCACACTTGGACAACGTGCTAGAAACTAAAAACCTCACTTCTTTGTCTGAGGTTTACCTTCATGTCGAACCGAAATTCAGAAACGAATCGTATTCCAGCAtgtttagtaaaattttcaaa ATCACCGGGAGGGACGCTACAGATCCTTTTGCTGATATGCAAGAACCTGATGAGACAGATTTTTCAAAGACTGATGCGTTCGCAAAAG aTCCATTTGCTGGAGATCCATTCGCTGCTAAAGATTCTTTCCAATCTAATCCCTCGAGTAAT acTGGATTTTCTTCAGATCCATTCGCTTCTTTCGGTTCAGGAAGCA aaaaaccTGATCCATTTGCAGCCACAAATCCACCAGCTGCTGCTCAG GCTAACGATCAAGATGCATTTGGATGCGATCCATTTGCCATACTTCACGCTCCAACAAAAGCTGGCAGTAACTTACCTAGTCCGGCTGCTCCACGTTCGGAAAGCCCGAGCCCAGCTCTGCCGCCAAAGAAAAGTAAACAGCCTCCTCCTAGACCAGCTCCTCCTCGGCCGGCTCCATTAACCTTACCTTCTGGTTTCGATGCTGATTTCGCAGATTTCTCTGGTTTCACTCGTAAA CAGCAGGTTTCGACAGGTTTCAATAGTTCGACATCGACGTTAAAATCGGATCATTCGACAACGGCCTCCTCCAAGGATCCTTTCCGCGATTACCGATACGATGACCCGTTCGAAATAGCCGATACTAGCGACGAGTGGGCTGTACCCAGAGGAGCATCGGCGCCTACTTTTATCGACTTGAAAAACGCATTCGATCCGTTCGTCTCGCTATCGAATAGCTCGACCCCGGCTCCGGTACCGGCCAACGGCTTCTCCAAGTCATCGACACCGATCAGCAGTCCATTGCCGCCGGAAGATCAACAGATCGCTTGGGCCACCGCTGAAAGCGTCAAGGCGGAGAAAGAACGACGCAAGAAGGCCGCCGAACAAGAGAAAGCTGATTATAAACTTGCTCTGAAGTTGAGTAAACAAGAGAATAAGAAGAGGAGCTTTAGGTCGAAAATATTGTCTTGA